Genomic window (Pseudomonadota bacterium):
TTGAAAGATAGAGTTCTCTGCTGATGGCAACACCCTGCTCCACAAGGAGCTTTCGAACCCTTTTCCCTTGCGGCCCGGTCTGGGGTGTCACCAAAGACTTGCTGAGGAGGGTAAGAGCATTTTCCAGAACCTCGTCCAGATTGCGAGAAATCCTGACGCCGCCGCCCTTGCCCCGGCCGCCGGCATGGATCTGGGCCTTGACCATAATCGGGAATCCCGACAATTTCTCTGCCGCCCGGCAGGCGCCTTCCGGGTCTGTGGCAATATATCCTTCCGGCACGGCAATCCCGTGTTTCCGCAATAACTCTTTTGACTGATATTCGTGAATTTTCATTAGTGGTTTTTCAGATCAATAACCTGCCGAGTCCTGCACATCAGCGAATTAATAATGCGTTGCTGATTTCTATTTATGATGCGTATGAGCTGTGAAACCTCTTTTTCGTTTATCCCTCATCCTTTCAGCTTGCTTAATGAAACACCCCCGGAAACTATCAAAGCCATGACCTCACCCGGGTCGGCATCAATGGGAGTAATCTGATCAGTGGGCACTACGATGAGATTGCCTGCAAAATTAAATGATTGCGGAAGATAAACCGCGGCGCGATCAACAATGCCAATCCTGTCAAGATTGGATTGGGTCATGAAACCTATTGCCTGAAGATTACTTTCCGGAGCAAGGGTAACCAGCACGGGTTTGTCAAAACTCTTTTTGTCACCGACAAATGCACCGATAAGGTCCTTAATTGACGAATATATCATTTTCACCAGCGGCAGCTTGGTAAAAAGGGTGTCCGCCAACTGCACCAGATTTTTCGTCAGAAAATTTGATGCGGCAAAACCGATGCCGGTGATGAGCAGAATGGTTGCTGCAAATCCCAGCCCCGGAATATCAAGCCGGAAAAAACCGTCAATCTTGGTAAACACCATATAGACGACATAGACTGTTACAACAAAGGGCACAAAGATCAATAAACCCTGGAGAAAAAACTGACTCAACTTTTTCATCGGCATCACCCTGATTGGATAATTATTTCGCAATTCTGTTTTAATGTTTGACCTTTGCGTAACAATACTATTTCCAAACTAAAAACATGAGAACAAAACGAAATACCGATGATAATGTTGTATTATTGCAAGCGACAAGGCATGCAAAAAAGTAACCATTTAATAGCCATGCCCCTTTTTAGTGTCTGTCCATAAATGAGGATTTTTTTTGAAGTTCAGGTAAGCGAGTTTACGAGACTCCGAGGACTGCGAAAAAAATAAGCACAGGCATATATACGATATTCCGAGCATTATTTTTTGAGCAGGACACCGAAATTCAGAAAAAAGACCATTTAGAGATAGACACTATTTATCGGATTCCGAGACCATCGCTTCTTCAAAGGTGGCAACTTCGGTGAGCACCCGCGCCGCAGCTTCAACAATGTTCATTGCCAGGGCTGCGCCGGTACCCTCACCCAGGCGCATATTCAGGTCAAGAAAGGGTTCACATCCCAGATGCTGGTGCATTATTGTATGACCCGGCTCGACGCTGCGGTGCGCGGCGATCAGATATTCCCGCACTTTCGGGGCAAGTGAATAGGCGATCAGCGCCCCGGCGGTGGAAATAAATCCGTCAATCAATACCGGTTTTCTGCGGGCCGCGGCCCCGAGAATCACTCCGGCAATTCCACCGATTTCAAAGCCGCCAACCTTGGACAGCACATCGATTCCATCATTGGGGTCCGGCTTATTCACTTCAAGGGCCTTTTTGACAATCCTGATTTTATGTGCCAGTTGATCGTCATCAAGGCCGGTGCCGCGTCCGGTCACCTCCTCAACAGATGTACCGGTCAATGCCGCAACAATTGCAGTGCTTGGGGTGGTATTGCCGATTCCCATATCGCCGGTGCCGAACAGGTCAATCATATCAGCCAGTTCATTGGCAATCTCAATACCGCTTTCAATGGCCTGAATTGCCTGCTCCCGTGTCATTGCCGGACCTGCTGCCATATTCTGCGTCCCCATGGCAATCTTTTTGGAAATTATTCTGCCGCTGGCGGCAAGGTCTGAAAGATCGGCTGCAACTCCCATATCCACGACAATCACCCGAGCACCGACCTGATTGGCCAGGGCATTGATGCCGGCACCGCCATTAACGAAATTATAGACCATCTGCGGGGTGACTTCCTGGGGAAATTTGCTGACTCCCTCTGCCACAACGCCGTGATCCCCGGCCATGGTGATAATCGCCTTCCTGGCAACCGGCGGCTTTATCGACGCTGTTATCCCGGCAAGATCCATGGCCAGATCCATCAATTTTCCCAGGGCCCAATGGGGCATGGTCAACTGGTCCAGACGATTTTTCGCCTGCTCCCTGAATGATTGATCCTGGCCGGTAATTTTGTCAATTGTCTGTTCAAGTAAACCCATTTCTCTCTCCTCATTTCCGGTTCCTGGGATCGGCTGCATTCGGCCATAAAAAATCCCCGGACCGATGTGTCTCATCGACCCGGGGATTTCCCTTCTATCCTCAAGATCATAAGCAATC
Coding sequences:
- a CDS encoding acetate--CoA ligase family protein, encoding MKIHEYQSKELLRKHGIAVPEGYIATDPEGACRAAEKLSGFPIMVKAQIHAGGRGKGGGVRISRNLDEVLENALTLLSKSLVTPQTGPQGKRVRKLLVEQGVAISRELYLSIIPDRATAKIMVIASEAGGMDIEEVASQTPEKILRTEINPLTGIKEHHGLSVAQGLNLSGSVSEKFVEFLNRLYG
- a CDS encoding DUF502 domain-containing protein; its protein translation is MKKLSQFFLQGLLIFVPFVVTVYVVYMVFTKIDGFFRLDIPGLGFAATILLITGIGFAASNFLTKNLVQLADTLFTKLPLVKMIYSSIKDLIGAFVGDKKSFDKPVLVTLAPESNLQAIGFMTQSNLDRIGIVDRAAVYLPQSFNFAGNLIVVPTDQITPIDADPGEVMALIVSGGVSLSKLKG
- the cobT gene encoding nicotinate-nucleotide--dimethylbenzimidazole phosphoribosyltransferase; translation: MGLLEQTIDKITGQDQSFREQAKNRLDQLTMPHWALGKLMDLAMDLAGITASIKPPVARKAIITMAGDHGVVAEGVSKFPQEVTPQMVYNFVNGGAGINALANQVGARVIVVDMGVAADLSDLAASGRIISKKIAMGTQNMAAGPAMTREQAIQAIESGIEIANELADMIDLFGTGDMGIGNTTPSTAIVAALTGTSVEEVTGRGTGLDDDQLAHKIRIVKKALEVNKPDPNDGIDVLSKVGGFEIGGIAGVILGAAARRKPVLIDGFISTAGALIAYSLAPKVREYLIAAHRSVEPGHTIMHQHLGCEPFLDLNMRLGEGTGAALAMNIVEAAARVLTEVATFEEAMVSESDK